A genomic stretch from Thermosipho affectus includes:
- a CDS encoding helix-turn-helix domain-containing protein, with translation MAKKGQKFKNYSSKLKEEVIRLYFEEQLPKRTIASLLDIDQSRVRLWINNYLTHGTVELCKSQHKNV, from the coding sequence GGCAGAAATTTAAGAACTATTCTTCTAAACTAAAAGAAGAGGTCATTAGACTTTACTTTGAAGAGCAACTTCCGAAACGAACCATTGCTTCTCTTTTGGATATTGATCAAAGCAGAGTTCGTTTGTGGATTAACAACTATCTTACACATGGGACAGTTGAACTATGTAAAAGTCAACATAAAAATGTATAA